CCATCGCGGGCGAGGCTTTTTTATGCAGACCCGGATTAAAGAGTTCCGTGCGAAAAGGGATTTGACGCAGGCGGATCTCGCAGAAGCCGTCGGGGTCCGGCGGGAGACGATCGTCTTTCTCGAAAAGGGGAAGTACAATCCCTCCCTCCGGCTGGCCCACGACGTCGCCCGAACGCTCGGGACGACGATAGAAGAGCTTTTTTCGTTCGATGACGAGGACGACGGCGCATAGGCCGCCGGTTCCCGGTTTACCCGAACGTTTATCGTGGGGCGACACCACTCCGGATATATGGCATGCGCCATTCCTTCCGAAAATATGCTTGCCATTGCCCTCA
The nucleotide sequence above comes from Methanoculleus sp. SDB. Encoded proteins:
- a CDS encoding XRE family transcriptional regulator, whose amino-acid sequence is MQTRIKEFRAKRDLTQADLAEAVGVRRETIVFLEKGKYNPSLRLAHDVARTLGTTIEELFSFDDEDDGA